In a single window of the Alteriqipengyuania lutimaris genome:
- the purM gene encoding phosphoribosylformylglycinamidine cyclo-ligase, which translates to MSEPDKTDSPKSYTYEDAGVSISAGNALVKAIGPLVRATARPGADAELGGFGAFFDPRAAGFKDPLLVAANDGVGTKLKLAIDHDRHDTVGIDLVAMCVNDLIVQGAEPLFFLDYFATGKLESGVAERVVAGIAEGCKQAGCALIGGETAEMPGMYAPGDYDLAGFCVGAVERGEQLIGDRIAPGHVLLGLASSGVHSNGFSLVRRLAEDKGWKMDRPALFDQDKLLVDHLMEPTRIYVSSLQPLIRDGLIDGLAHITGGGLLENIPRALPDGCRALVHALRWPLPRLMAFLQAQGNIEPEELARTFNCGIGMVLMVREENAVAATARLEEAGETVFPIGTVEAGTRGCTVKGNAGLWSGESDWIAEHDH; encoded by the coding sequence ATGAGCGAGCCAGACAAAACAGACAGCCCCAAGAGCTACACCTACGAAGACGCCGGGGTCTCGATCTCGGCCGGCAACGCGCTGGTCAAGGCGATCGGCCCGCTGGTGCGCGCCACCGCGCGTCCGGGCGCCGATGCCGAGCTGGGCGGCTTCGGCGCGTTCTTCGATCCCAGGGCCGCCGGATTCAAGGACCCGCTGCTGGTCGCGGCGAACGATGGCGTGGGCACCAAGCTGAAGCTCGCGATCGATCATGACCGGCACGACACCGTCGGCATCGATCTGGTCGCGATGTGCGTCAACGATCTAATCGTGCAGGGTGCCGAACCGCTGTTCTTCCTCGACTATTTCGCGACCGGCAAGCTGGAGAGCGGAGTCGCCGAACGCGTCGTCGCGGGGATCGCCGAGGGCTGCAAGCAGGCGGGCTGCGCGCTGATCGGCGGCGAAACCGCCGAAATGCCGGGCATGTATGCGCCGGGCGACTACGACCTTGCGGGCTTCTGCGTCGGCGCGGTCGAGCGGGGCGAGCAGTTGATCGGCGACAGGATCGCGCCCGGCCACGTCCTCCTCGGCCTCGCCAGTTCGGGCGTGCACTCGAACGGCTTCTCGCTGGTGCGGCGGCTGGCGGAGGACAAGGGCTGGAAGATGGATCGCCCCGCGCTGTTCGACCAGGACAAGCTGCTGGTCGACCACCTGATGGAGCCGACGCGGATCTATGTCAGCAGCCTGCAGCCACTCATCCGCGATGGCCTGATCGACGGCCTGGCGCACATCACCGGCGGCGGGTTGCTCGAGAATATCCCGCGCGCCCTGCCCGATGGCTGCCGCGCGCTGGTCCACGCCTTGCGCTGGCCGCTGCCGCGGCTCATGGCCTTCCTTCAGGCACAGGGAAATATCGAGCCCGAGGAACTGGCCCGGACCTTCAACTGCGGCATCGGCATGGTGCTGATGGTGCGCGAAGAGAATGCTGTGGCGGCAACCGCGCGGCTGGAGGAAGCGGGCGAAACCGTCTTCCCCATCGGCACGGTCGAGGCGGGGACGCGCGGCTGCACG